CGGCTCAGCGGTGCGGTGAAACAACTCGGGGGCCACCACCACGTAGCCGGCGGCGGCCAGGCGGTCGGCCACGTCGCGGATGTGCTGGTTCACGCCAAAGGCTTCCTGAAAGAGGATAATGCCGGGCGCGGCCGCCTGGTTTTGGGGCTGGGCCACGTAGGCGTGCGCCTGGGTGCCGTCGGCTACGTTTAGAACCAGCAAATTAGGAGTACTCATAAAAAGAGAGGGGGGTAGGGAAAAGAAGCCCACGGCCGGAAACAAGGCGGCGGAAGCCGATGTTTTAGCTTTTTGGGCATTGCGAAAACCGGCTGTCCCGATAAGCCTGTATTGCGCGCAATGACAACTGGCCTTCCTTCAGAAAATCAAAAGCTTATGAAAACCTCCCTGCGCCTGAGCGTGCTCGACCAGTCGCCGGTGCGGCCCGGTGCCACCGCCCGCCAGGCTTTGCTCGAAACCACCGAGCTGGCCCAGCTTGCCGACCGCCTCGGCTACACCCGCTTCTGGGTGAGCGAGCACCACAACACGACCACCCTGGCCGGCCCCACGCCCGAGGTGCTGCTGGCCCATCTGGGCGCGCACACGCAGCACATCCGGCTGGGCTCGGGCGGCGTGATGCTACCCCACTACTCGGCCCTGAAGGTGGCCGAAAACTTCAAGATGCTGGAGGCGCTGCACCCCGGCCGCATCGACCTGGGCATTGGCCGCGCGCCGGGGGCCGACCGCCTCACGGCCTATGCCCTCAACCCCAGCAACCAGTTTAAGGAAGAAGATTTTATCGAGCAATTGATTGACTTGCAGGCGTATCTGCGCGACGACCGCACGCCCGAAACCATTCACGAGCGCGTGCAGGCCATTCCGCAGATTGATACGCAGCCCGAGCTGTGGCTGCTTAGCAGCAGCGGGCAGAGCGGGCACTTCGCGGCGCGGCTGGGCATGGGCTTCACGTTTGCGCAGTTTATCAACCCCAACGGCGGGCCGGCGGCCGTGCGCCAGTACCGCCAGCAGTTCCGGCCCTCGCCCGAGCTGGCGGTGCCCACCGCCAGCGTGGCGCTGTTCGTGCTCTGCGCCGATACCGAGGAAAAGGCCAACGCCCTGGCCAAGGCCATGCAAATCCAGCTCCTGCGCTTCGAGCAGGGGGTGCGCGGCCCCTACCCCACCGCCGCCGAGGCAATGGCCTACCAGTTTGCCCCTGAGGAGCTGGCGCGCCTGCGCCACCACCAGGGCCGCGTGGTGAGCGGCACGCCCGCGCAAGTGCACCAGCAGCTCACCGCGCTGGCCGCCGCCTACGAAGTAGACGAGCTTATCCTGACCAGCATCACCGCCGATTTTGCCGACCGTCTGCGCTCGTATGAGCTGCTAGCCGAATCCTTTAACCTCGCACCTACCGCCCAAGTAGTGGCCGAGATGGTGGAGATGGATTAGCTGGCGGGTGCTATCTGGTATGATTCTAAATAAAAGGAGGTTTCAGATGAAGCCTTCTTTTATTTTTATCCTTCTCACACTTAAATACTTACTGAATAACAGAGGATAAAATGTGTTTTTAAATCACACCTGAAATTCATAATTTATTTGGAATTCATCTAACACTAGCGTGACCTTTGCGCTATGTTGAACAATTCTAAATAAGACAATGCTCCGACTTTCTACTTTTCTGCTGCTGGCCAGCGTGGTCCTGCCCGCACTTGGCCAGGCGCAGGAGCTGCCTATCCTGGCTGCTAATAATCAGGCGAACCAGCGCACAGGGAAAATTCGGGGCGTTATTCGCACCAGCGACGGGCAGCCGGCGGCGTTCGTGAGCGTGGGTATTCCGACGCTCGGCAAAGGGGCCAATACGGCCGAAGACGGCTCTTTTACCATCGCGGGCGTGGAGCCGGGCACGCACGAGCTGCAAGTGTCCTACGTGGGCTTGCAGCCGCAACGCCAGACTGTGACGGTAGCCGCCGGCCAGACGACCAGGGCCGATTTTACCCTGAGCGAGAGCGCCGCCGACCTGAGCGAGGTAATCGTGACGGGCACCACCACTATCAACCGCCTGGCCACGGCCAGCAAGGCCGACATTGCGCCCCTCGACCAGCCCCAGAGCGTGGGCGTGGTGACGAGCACCGTGATTGCCGACCAGCAGCTAAACCGCCTCGGCGACGCGCTGCGCAACGTGAGCGGCGTGTCGCTGACGCAACAGCGCGGCGGCGTGGCCGAAACGTTTTCGGCGCGGGGCTACAGCATCGGCATCGGCGGCGGGGGGGGTAGCATCTTCAAAAACGGGCTGCTTTCCAATACCCAGGGCTTTCCCGATGCCAGCACCCTGGAGTCGGTGGAGGTGCTGAAGGGCGCGGCGGCGCTGCTCTACGGCAATGTATCGGGCGGCTTGATTATCAACCTGGTAACCAAGAAGCCGCGCTATAACTGGGGCGGCTCGGTGGAGATGCGCGCCGGTAGCTACGGCTTTTATAAGCCCATAGTGGACGTGTACGGCCCGCTCACCAAAAACCTGGCTTTCCGGGTGGTGGGCACTTACGAGAACGCCAAGAGCTACCGCGACGTGGTGACCTCGAAGCGCCTGTATGTGAACCCTTCGCTGCTCTACAAGTTTGGCGAAAAAACCGACCTGCTGGTGCAGGGCGACTACCTGCGCTCCGACATCACGCCCGACGCGGGGGTAGGCATCATCAACCAGAATACCGATGCGCAGCTACCAGATGGCACGCCGCGTTCGCGCTTTATCAATATGAATTGGGCCTACAACGTGACCGACCAGGCCAGCGGCTCGGCGGTGCTCAACCACCGCTTTTCGGACCAGTGGCGGTTGAGCGCCATCGGCGGCGTGCAGGATACCCGCGTGCACGGCTTTGGCGCGGCGGTGCCCAACAACGCCATCGCCCCCAACGGCGACTACACCCGCACGCTGAGCGCCGCCAACACCGGCGAGCGCGACTACAATGGCCAGCTGAATCTGAACGGCAAGTTCGACACGGGCTTTCTGAGCCACCAGCTGCTGGTGGGCGGCGATGCGCTGCGTATCCGCACTACCAGCACCACGTTTAAGTACCAGGATGCCAGCGGTAAGATTGGCCCGGCCTACGACGTTATCAATATCATTGACCGCTCGAAGTACGTGGAGCGCACCGACGTGCCCAGCATTATCGACACGGCCCGCACTACCTCGCCCTCGTACCGCTATGGGGCCTACGTGCAGGATTTGATTGCGCTCTCGCCCAAGTTTAAGGTGCTGGCCGGCGTGCGCTGGTCGTATCAGAACACGGAGCAAACCAGCATCTCCAACCTCGACAAGCAGCGCCAGCGCGGCGGCCCCACGGCCAGCAAGGTTGACAAAGCCTTCTCACCCAAGGCGGCGCTGATTTACCAGCCCCTACCCCTGCTGTCGCTCTACGCCAGCTACGCCAACAACTTCACTATCAACACGGGCACCGACATTTACCTCCAGAACCTATCGCCCTCGCTGGTGGACCAGTACGAGGCTGGCGCGAAAAGCGAGCTGTTTGGCAGCCGCCTGTTTGCCAACCTGAGCGTGTACCGCTACCGCAACAACAACTTTGCTCAGATTGCGCCCCTCGACCAATACGGCAAGCCCAACGGCAACACCAACCTGAAGGAGCTGACCGGCGAAACTACCAGCGACGGGGCCGACGTGGACATCAGCGGCAGCTTCTCGACGAACTTCTACTTCAACGTGGGCTACGCCTACAATTTCATGCGCTACACCAACGCGGGCACCACCACGGGCAGCCCCATCAACGGTGAGCGCCTGACCAACAACCCCGCCCATACCGCCAACGCCTCCATTTTCTACACCTTCGACCGGCCCGGCCTGCGCGGCCTCAAGATGGGTGCATCGGCCTTCTACACTGGCCAGCGCCTGGGCGGCAACAACAACATGGTGGGCCAGACGCCGGTCTTCAACCGCCTCATCACCCTCAGCGGCTTCACCACCGTGGACCTGTCGGCGGGCTACACGTACCAGCGCTTCTCCATCCTGGCCAAGGTGTCTAATAGTACGAACACGCTGAATTATCTGGTGCACGACCGGTACAGCATCAACCCTATTCCGCCGCGCCAGTTTCTAACTACGGTTGGGTATCGGTTTTAGCAAGCCCCGCATCCTACTTATATAGCTCCCAGCCCAGCTTGAGAATAAACGCGCTCACTACCCCCAAAAACAGCACCCGCACGAAGCCCGTGCCCCGGCTCAGCGCCAGCCGCGCCCCCAGCGTGGAGCCCAGCACGTTGCAGGCGGCCATCGGCAGGGCGTAGTAGTACAGCACCTGCCCCGTGGAAATGAAGTAGGCCAGCCCGGTAATGTTGGTGGCAATATTGACCACCTTGGCCGAAGCCGAGGCCGCCAGAAAGTCGTAGCCAAACAGCCCCACAAACGCAAACAGCAGCAGGCTGCCCGTGCCCGGCCCAAAAAAACCGTCGTAAAACCCGATGGCCGCCCCCAGCCCTACCCCCATCCACAGCTCGCGGCTCCCTT
The genomic region above belongs to Hymenobacter psoromatis and contains:
- a CDS encoding LLM class flavin-dependent oxidoreductase; the encoded protein is MKTSLRLSVLDQSPVRPGATARQALLETTELAQLADRLGYTRFWVSEHHNTTTLAGPTPEVLLAHLGAHTQHIRLGSGGVMLPHYSALKVAENFKMLEALHPGRIDLGIGRAPGADRLTAYALNPSNQFKEEDFIEQLIDLQAYLRDDRTPETIHERVQAIPQIDTQPELWLLSSSGQSGHFAARLGMGFTFAQFINPNGGPAAVRQYRQQFRPSPELAVPTASVALFVLCADTEEKANALAKAMQIQLLRFEQGVRGPYPTAAEAMAYQFAPEELARLRHHQGRVVSGTPAQVHQQLTALAAAYEVDELILTSITADFADRLRSYELLAESFNLAPTAQVVAEMVEMD
- a CDS encoding TonB-dependent receptor, with the translated sequence MLRLSTFLLLASVVLPALGQAQELPILAANNQANQRTGKIRGVIRTSDGQPAAFVSVGIPTLGKGANTAEDGSFTIAGVEPGTHELQVSYVGLQPQRQTVTVAAGQTTRADFTLSESAADLSEVIVTGTTTINRLATASKADIAPLDQPQSVGVVTSTVIADQQLNRLGDALRNVSGVSLTQQRGGVAETFSARGYSIGIGGGGGSIFKNGLLSNTQGFPDASTLESVEVLKGAAALLYGNVSGGLIINLVTKKPRYNWGGSVEMRAGSYGFYKPIVDVYGPLTKNLAFRVVGTYENAKSYRDVVTSKRLYVNPSLLYKFGEKTDLLVQGDYLRSDITPDAGVGIINQNTDAQLPDGTPRSRFINMNWAYNVTDQASGSAVLNHRFSDQWRLSAIGGVQDTRVHGFGAAVPNNAIAPNGDYTRTLSAANTGERDYNGQLNLNGKFDTGFLSHQLLVGGDALRIRTTSTTFKYQDASGKIGPAYDVINIIDRSKYVERTDVPSIIDTARTTSPSYRYGAYVQDLIALSPKFKVLAGVRWSYQNTEQTSISNLDKQRQRGGPTASKVDKAFSPKAALIYQPLPLLSLYASYANNFTINTGTDIYLQNLSPSLVDQYEAGAKSELFGSRLFANLSVYRYRNNNFAQIAPLDQYGKPNGNTNLKELTGETTSDGADVDISGSFSTNFYFNVGYAYNFMRYTNAGTTTGSPINGERLTNNPAHTANASIFYTFDRPGLRGLKMGASAFYTGQRLGGNNNMVGQTPVFNRLITLSGFTTVDLSAGYTYQRFSILAKVSNSTNTLNYLVHDRYSINPIPPRQFLTTVGYRF